The following are encoded in a window of Cyprinus carpio isolate SPL01 chromosome A13, ASM1834038v1, whole genome shotgun sequence genomic DNA:
- the LOC109069804 gene encoding uncharacterized protein LOC109069804 isoform X2, producing MGKNRKRLKGTGAPQAPGPGPHHGMRPTAPPPPHCGFRGPAPVRPRGPPGQRLPAPHRVLGPQHPRMMMDRGTMHHPMDFPDRRDFPPHIDAPDPHFQHPPEFGSGPPAPELEYGPRFRSPELDDRPPDFCSPGFHRMSPGFEQVQQCGPADPQHMPQMDQHSMAPPVKSCPPQPLKKKDQPAPKETEPPKSMASKISTFKNISANTPRGRSLGVISLIGNNCGFIEREDLKKFSFIFDAFFGNRAHLVPGVKVHFTAVKNLGKECAVDVKVAPGGTEDIDSTLYEGVVLTVLPDDNVKEANPGRIRTFISTDQIELPFGKADTGVTLLLYDLVEFQLLTNVITKEQRATNIKPKTPDTFQLTKEIREMGVVMKKSDGTLTIMTEKHDNLTACATDTLSDDELNVMDEVELTILTVNDTKKAVRLKKLPEGSVTFNRKAKGNENISGAKDRTSGTTPGKDKWKPVTMKAGSQDSVSFDASSEKYEGTITKIAPKKSPSKEKMMDNQEPTLGLLVTTVEGTEKQLSFRSGNVITKATMMVGDKVQFNIFTNSVTKEECAVNVKILPETFLTDSEEQRKIGLVVKLDDNFGFIKTQQDPQLFFDVSEVMEDTKLKLSEKVEFTLVPSQAAEGGKQAVRIRRLNESVFTSAPKLEAFGVKEKKKMTIKLLNHPKDQIKEMVITEDKGSESMDVDKGKDITLPSMSSARALKKESDLKLESTKGDRIRSRSRENSQRRYSRSRSRSRSRDRSRSYYRSSSRERRDDQYRYSRSWSKEHEERYRQSRSRSRERSSQSPRKRSRSPADQRRFKSPENVEEELLRKRRELMELNELIARKKAIVAMEQNAKEIEPEDGKSGVTTFDYQHVHHENIWMPNLKPVKSILKKQSEPHTDSQSQASTSKETAAFFVRSQKMQIGYPQQTNDFDSNTPGYSAFESTADRTLTTARSEKTSSTQIQDPELVSKKKQLEDLIESIARKRAIIALEQKVRVVLEMPEMEAEYEFDSHTENQFVMFRGNLWSCDIQPKKSILKKHSEILTSQSDTTSVDEYGQQSQDDSSFTKPPSQTAALPFNRSSNPQPIHPGTLGLFNRIMNESSAASQMTETPPFNKPVIPQSLMQASSSRSLHDLKSSNISKANNSQEDQHRASSRLAHDHPPSSNPSTSQTSPSDPKCNLTTQMERFLSALNKADASVVNSLFQEARKDLALMNTQKPTQPQLDRSVPFMDELYDPFKEDEDNDHTMVSENWSAHKEGPNQFSEKRNRYEEETNLCATEHKHYTDDGRLYREPSRSVEYQKVNPNVQHSYVEDREMHKSKFDKNLACQESEESSEDKVRKSENFEKIQSLLQTIGLHLDTAEVSKLADRTQERLYGKMRKPQSASSHSFEQKRERLVSQTEQRGSSSRADSSDSESFRSVSPTQSSSRKVYMSYEDSVKDQHNVEDVDLTSIKRTVVNLKPATDEQDPYEPELTAVSQASYQPVTTVTTVQPDYSQYAQNFTVSTFSASQYSQYQRSGQNVWGSVFPGLYPYGTIPSSPYAIGHQAMAPPMMPAAYSWYTAQMANPYCVLPPVSMPHSYGPPPISNPLHLSAVASTDTNQEASQIPPESITRTPVRCLKKIKTVPTVKAGPAIITEEAIKARQKKRLEQFNLRMKLKNEQQMEAQRSRGQNPNSAPGKSTPNEIKNVWIFGHSLVFWAEKRATSPEYGVQLGMHPDSVRIWWKGIQGMTWQQLIPLLLQHKDNWPKPDVLIIHLGGNDISTTAPETFIETVKKDISSLKSIFPKCRLVWSSILSRQSWRGTEDSKEMDIIRIAVNDSIYKIMKELGGYAIKHHNIKPSSGVYRTDGIHLSGKGIDVFNLNLQAFLEKWERNANKTETSDPSV from the exons ATGGGGAAAAACCGCAAGCGCTTGAAAGGAACTGGAGCCCCTCAAGCTCCAGGACCTGGACCACATCATGGCATGCGGCCCACAGCGCCTCCTCCCCCTCACTGCGGGTTTCGGGGTCCCGCTCCCGTCCGCCCGAGGGGCCCACCTGGACAGAGGTTACCTGCGCCCCATCGCGTCCTCGGACCGCAGCACCCCAGAATGATGATGGACAGAGGGACTATGCATCACCCGATGGATTTTCCCGACAGACGTGACTTTCCCCCTCATATTGATGCACCCGATCCACATTTCCAGCATCCTCCAGAGTTTGGGAGCGGACCACCAGCACCAGAGCTGGAGTATGGACCGCGTTTCCGTTCTCCGGAGCTTGATGACAGACCTCCCGACTTCTGCTCGCCAGGTTTTCACAGGATGAGCCCTGGATTCGAGCAGGTGCAGCAGTGTGGTCCAGCAGACCCGCAGCACATGCCACAGATGGATCAACAC AGCATGGCTCCTCCTGTGAAAAGCTGTCCACCCCAACCTCTGAAGAAAAAAGATCAGCCGGCTCCGAAAGAGACTGAACCTCCTAAATCGATGGCATCAAAGATATCAACGTTCAAGAATATTTCTGCAAA tactCCTCGTGGACGCTCACTGGGAGTAATTTCATTAATTGGT AATAATTGTGGTTTCATTGAACGGGAGGATTTGAagaaattttcttttatatttgatgctttttttgGAAACCGTGCTCACCTGGTGCCTGGGGTTAAAGTGCATTTCACAGCAGTGAAAAACCTG GGAAAAGAATGTGCGGTTGATGTGAAAGTGGCACCAGGAGGAACAGAAGACATTGACAGTACGTTGTATGAAGGCGTTGTTCTCACAGTCCTTCCTGAC GACAACGTCAAGGAGGCTAATCCTGGCCGCATCAGGACCTTTATCTCTACGGATCAAATTGAATTGCCCTTTGGAAAGGCGGACACCGGTGTGACTCTGCTGCTGTATGATCTTGTGGAGTTCCAGTTGCTGACTAATGTTATTACCAAGGAACAAAGAGCCACAAACATCAAACCAAAAACACCTGACACTTTTCAGCTCACCAAAGAAATCAGGGAGATG GGTGTGGTTATGAAAAAGAGTGATGGAACCCTTACCATCATGACAGAGAAACATGATAACCTCACGGCCTGTGCTACTGACACTTTATCAGATGATGAGCTGAATGTCATGGATGAAGTGGAGCTCACTATTTTGACT GTGAACGACACAAAGAAGGCCGTCCGACTCAAAAAGCTGCCCGAGGGCTCTGTGACCTTTAATCGAAAAGCAAAAGGCAATGAAAATATTTCCGGCGCAAAGGACCGTACATCTGGCACTACCCCTGGCAAAGACAAG TGGAAGCCTGTGACCATGAAGGCTGGTTCTCAAGATTCAGTCTCCTTCGACGCAAGCAGTGAGAAATACGAGGGGACGATTACAAAAATTGCCCCGAAGAAAAGCCCAAGCAAGGAAAAAATG ATGGACAATCAAGAGCCTACTTTGGGTCTTCTGGTCACCACAGTGGAGGGCACAGAGAAGCAGTTATCTTTTAGGTCAGGTAACGTTATCACGAAAGCCACCATGATGGTTGGTGACAAGGTCCAGTTCAACATTTTCACCAACAGTGTGACCAAGGAGGAGTGTGCCGTCAACGTAAAGATCCTTCCAGAAACTTTCCTGACAGACTCTGAAGAGCAACGTAAGATA GGGCTTGTTGTCAAGCTGGATGATAATTTCGGGTTCATCAAGACACAACAGGACCCGCAGCTATTTTTTGACGTAAGTGAGGTTATGGAGGACACCAAACTCAAGTTGTCGGAGAAGGTTGAATTTACATTAGTACCG AGTCAAGCAGCTGAAGGGGGAAAACAGGCTGTTAGAATAAGAAGGCTGAATGAAAGCGTCTTCACATCTGCACCAAAATTAGAGGCCTTTGGAGTAAAAGAGAAG AAGAAAATGACTATCAAATTGCTGAACCATCCGAAAGACCAAATCAAGGAGATGGTCATAACAGAGGACAAAGGCAGTGAATCAATGGATGTAGA CAAGGGAAAAGACATAACTTTACCATCTATGTCATCTGCAAGAGCGCTGAAGAAGGAAAGTGACCTTAAACTAGAAAGCACTAAAGGTGATAGAATACGGAGCAGAAGCAGGGAAAATAGTCAACGTAGGTATAGTCGGAGCAGGAGCAGAAGCAGAAGCAGAGACAGAAGCAGGAGTTACTACAGAAGTTCCAGCCGTGAGAGGAGGGACGACCAATACAGATACAGCCGCAGTTGGAGCAAAGAGCATGAAGAGAGATACCGCCAGAGTCGCAGCAGAAGCAGAGAAAGGAGCAGCCAAAGTCCCAGGAAGAGAAGCCGCAGTCCTGCCGACCAAAGGAGATTTAAAAGCCCTGAAAATGTAGAAGAAGAACTATTGAGAAAAAGGAGAGAGCTAATGGAACTCAATGAGTTGATTGCACGTAAGAAAGCTATTGTCGCTATGGAGCAAAATGCTAAAGAAATTGAACCCGAGGATGGAAAAAGTGGAGTTACAACATTTGATTATCAGCATGTGCATCATGAGAACATTTGGATGCCTAACCTAAAACCAGTGAAGTCCATCTTAAAGAAACAATCTGAACCTCACACTGATTCTCAGTCTCAGG CGTCTACAAGCAAGGAAACTGCTGCTTTTTTTGTAAGAAGTCAAAAGATGCAAATAGGATACCCCCAACAGACTAATGATTTTGACTCAAATACACCTGGCTACTCTGCGTTTGAAAGTACTGCTGATAGGACTTTGACCACTGCGAGGTCTGAGAAGACATCTTCAACTCAGATTCAGGATCCAGAATTGGTGAGCAAAAAGAAGCAATTAGAAGATCTCATTGAGTCCATTGCACGCAAAAGAGCAATAATTGCCCTGGAACAGAAGGTCAGGGTTGTTCTGGAAATGCCTGAAATGGAAGCTGAATACGAGTTTGACTCTCACACAGAGAACCAATTTGTAATGTTTAGAGGGAACTTATGGAGCTGCGATATTCAACCGAAAAAGTCAATTTTGAAGAAACACTCAGAGATTCTAACGTCTCAG AGTGACACAACCTCAGTTGATGAATATGGTCAGCAAAGTCAGGATGATTCTTCTTTTACAAAACCACCTTCTCAGACAGCAGCATTGCCATTTAACAGGTCCTCAAATCCACAACCCATTCATCCTGGCACTTTGGGATTATTCAACCGGATTATGAATGAGTCTTCAGCAGCCTCACAGATGACTGAAACACCCCCTTTTAACAAGCCAGTTATCCCACAGTCACTCATGCAGGCGTCCAGTTCAAGGTCTTTACATGACCTGAAATCTTCCAACATTTCTAAAGCTAACAATTCTCAGGAAGACCAACACAGGGCATCATCTCGCCTGGCTCATGACCATCCCCCGAGCAGTAACCCTTCTACGAGTCAGACTTCACCATCAGATCCAAAGTGCAATCTTACAACTCAAATGGAGCGCTTCCTTAGTGCTCTCAACAAGGCAGACGCCAGTGTTGTTAACTCATTGTTTCAAGAGGCTAGAAAGGATCTGGCTCTAATGAACACCCAGAAACCCACTCAACCACAATTAGATAGAAGCGTACCCTTCATGGATGAATTATACGATCCTTTCAAGGAAGATGAAGACAATGACCATACGATGGTTTCAGAAAATTGGAGTGCACATAAAGAAGGTCCAAATCAGTTCTCTGAGAAGCGGAATCGGTATGAAGAGGAAACTAATCTGTGTGCAACCGAACACAAACATTACACTGATGATGGCCGTCTGTATAGGGAGCCTAGTCGGTCTGTTGAGTACCAGAAAGTCAATCCAAATGTCCAGCACTCTTAcgtagaggacagagagatgcATAAGAGTAAGTTTGACAAAAACTTAGCTTGTCAGGAGTCTGAAGAAAGCAGTGAGGATAAAGTCAGAAAGTCAGAGAACTTTGAAAAAATTCAGAGTCTTCTTCAAACAATAGGACTTCATCTAGACACAGCAGAGGTTAGCAAATTAGCAGACCGGACACAAGAGCGATTGTATGGTAAGATGAGAAAACCTCAGAGTGCGTCTTCTCACTCTTTTGAACAAAAAAGGGAGCGATTAGTGAGTCAGACTGAGCAAAGAGGTAGTAGTAGTAGGGCAGATTCCTCAGACTCTGAAAGCTTCCGATCTGTTTCCCCAACTCAGTCCTCAAGTCGTAAGGTTTACATGAGCTACGAGGACTCTGTAAAAGACCAGCACAACGTGGAAGATGTAGACCTAACTAGCATTAAGAGAACTGTAGTGAATTTGAAACCAGCAACCGACGAACAAGATCCTTACGAACCTGAGCTGACCGCAGTTTCTCAAGCTTCGTACCAACCAGTGACCACTGTAACCACAGTTCAGCCTGACTATTCCCAGTATGCCCAAAATTTCACCGTTTCCACCTTTTCAGCTTCACAATATTCGCAATATCAAAGAAGTGGTCAAAATGTTTGGGGTTCTGTTTTCCCTGGTCTGTACCCTTATGGCACTATACCTTCATCTCCTTATGCTATTGGTCACCAAGCAATGGCGCCACCTATGATGCCTGCTGCTTATAGTTGGTACACTGCACAAATGGCCAATCCATATTGTGTACTTCCTCCGGTCTCCATGCCACATTCATATGGTCCTCCACCTATCTCCAACCCTCTCCACCTCTCCGCAGTGGCCTCTACTGACACTAACCAAGAGGCTAGTCAAATCCCACCTGAATCTATAACAAGAACGCCTGTTAGgtgcctaaaaaaaataaaaaccgttCCAACAGTTAAAGCAGGCCCTGCTATCATAACAGAAGAGGCCATCAAGGCTAGGCAGAAGAAACGG CTTGAACAGTTTAACCTGAGAATGAAGCTGAAGAATGAGCAGCAAATGGAAGCCCAGCGTTCACGTGGACAAAATCCGAATTCAGCTCCAG GTAAAAGTACCCCCAATGAGATAAAGAATGTGTGGATATTTGGCCACTCTCTTGTGTTTTGGGCTGAGAAGAGGGCTACTTCCCCTGAGTATGGAGTGCAGCTGGGCATGCACCCAGACTCAGTGCGCATCTGGTGGAAGGGCATACAGGGCATGACGTGGCAACAGCTTATACCTTTGCTGCTCCAGCACAAAGACAACTGGCCCAAACCTGATGTGCTTATAATCCACTTGGGTGGAAATGACATAAGCACAACTGCTCCAGAGACCTTTATTGAGACTGTGAAGAAAGACATATCCTCACTGAAGAGCATATTCCCCAAATGCCGGTTGGTGTGGTCCAGCATCCTTTCACGGCAGTCCTGGAGGGGTACAGAAGACAGCAAAGAAATGGACATTATCCGCATAGCCGTTAATGATAgcatatataaaattatgaaagAACTTGGTGGCTATGCTATAAAACACCACAACATAAAGCCCAGTTCGGGAGTCTACAGGACAGATGGGATTCACCTCTCTGGAAAGGGTATCGATGTCTTCAATCTGAACCTGCAGGCTTTTCTGGAGAAATGGGAAAGAAATGCTAATAAGACAGAGACATCTGACCCATCAGTTTGA
- the LOC109069804 gene encoding uncharacterized protein LOC109069804 isoform X3, with protein sequence MGKNRKRLKGTGAPQAPGPGPHHGMRPTAPPPPHCGFRGPAPVRPRGPPGQRLPAPHRVLGPQHPRMMMDRGTMHHPMDFPDRRDFPPHIDAPDPHFQHPPEFGSGPPAPELEYGPRFRSPELDDRPPDFCSPGFHRMSPGFEQVQQCGPADPQHMPQMDQHSMAPPVKSCPPQPLKKKDQPAPKETEPPKSMASKISTFKNISANTPRGRSLGVISLIGNNCGFIEREDLKKFSFIFDAFFGNRAHLVPGVKVHFTAVKNLGKECAVDVKVAPGGTEDIDSTLYEGVVLTVLPDDNVKEANPGRIRTFISTDQIELPFGKADTGVTLLLYDLVEFQLLTNVITKEQRATNIKPKTPDTFQLTKEIREMGVVMKKSDGTLTIMTEKHDNLTACATDTLSDDELNVMDEVELTILTVNDTKKAVRLKKLPEGSVTFNRKAKGNENISGAKDRTSGTTPGKDKWKPVTMKAGSQDSVSFDASSEKYEGTITKIAPKKSPSKEKMMDNQEPTLGLLVTTVEGTEKQLSFRSGNVITKATMMVGDKVQFNIFTNSVTKEECAVNVKILPETFLTDSEEQRKIGLVVKLDDNFGFIKTQQDPQLFFDVSEVMEDTKLKLSEKVEFTLVPKKMTIKLLNHPKDQIKEMVITEDKGSESMDVDKPNKGKDITLPSMSSARALKKESDLKLESTKGDRIRSRSRENSQRRYSRSRSRSRSRDRSRSYYRSSSRERRDDQYRYSRSWSKEHEERYRQSRSRSRERSSQSPRKRSRSPADQRRFKSPENVEEELLRKRRELMELNELIARKKAIVAMEQNAKEIEPEDGKSGVTTFDYQHVHHENIWMPNLKPVKSILKKQSEPHTDSQSQASTSKETAAFFVRSQKMQIGYPQQTNDFDSNTPGYSAFESTADRTLTTARSEKTSSTQIQDPELVSKKKQLEDLIESIARKRAIIALEQKVRVVLEMPEMEAEYEFDSHTENQFVMFRGNLWSCDIQPKKSILKKHSEILTSQSDTTSVDEYGQQSQDDSSFTKPPSQTAALPFNRSSNPQPIHPGTLGLFNRIMNESSAASQMTETPPFNKPVIPQSLMQASSSRSLHDLKSSNISKANNSQEDQHRASSRLAHDHPPSSNPSTSQTSPSDPKCNLTTQMERFLSALNKADASVVNSLFQEARKDLALMNTQKPTQPQLDRSVPFMDELYDPFKEDEDNDHTMVSENWSAHKEGPNQFSEKRNRYEEETNLCATEHKHYTDDGRLYREPSRSVEYQKVNPNVQHSYVEDREMHKSKFDKNLACQESEESSEDKVRKSENFEKIQSLLQTIGLHLDTAEVSKLADRTQERLYGKMRKPQSASSHSFEQKRERLVSQTEQRGSSSRADSSDSESFRSVSPTQSSSRKVYMSYEDSVKDQHNVEDVDLTSIKRTVVNLKPATDEQDPYEPELTAVSQASYQPVTTVTTVQPDYSQYAQNFTVSTFSASQYSQYQRSGQNVWGSVFPGLYPYGTIPSSPYAIGHQAMAPPMMPAAYSWYTAQMANPYCVLPPVSMPHSYGPPPISNPLHLSAVASTDTNQEASQIPPESITRTPVRCLKKIKTVPTVKAGPAIITEEAIKARQKKRLEQFNLRMKLKNEQQMEAQRSRGQNPNSAPGKSTPNEIKNVWIFGHSLVFWAEKRATSPEYGVQLGMHPDSVRIWWKGIQGMTWQQLIPLLLQHKDNWPKPDVLIIHLGGNDISTTAPETFIETVKKDISSLKSIFPKCRLVWSSILSRQSWRGTEDSKEMDIIRIAVNDSIYKIMKELGGYAIKHHNIKPSSGVYRTDGIHLSGKGIDVFNLNLQAFLEKWERNANKTETSDPSV encoded by the exons ATGGGGAAAAACCGCAAGCGCTTGAAAGGAACTGGAGCCCCTCAAGCTCCAGGACCTGGACCACATCATGGCATGCGGCCCACAGCGCCTCCTCCCCCTCACTGCGGGTTTCGGGGTCCCGCTCCCGTCCGCCCGAGGGGCCCACCTGGACAGAGGTTACCTGCGCCCCATCGCGTCCTCGGACCGCAGCACCCCAGAATGATGATGGACAGAGGGACTATGCATCACCCGATGGATTTTCCCGACAGACGTGACTTTCCCCCTCATATTGATGCACCCGATCCACATTTCCAGCATCCTCCAGAGTTTGGGAGCGGACCACCAGCACCAGAGCTGGAGTATGGACCGCGTTTCCGTTCTCCGGAGCTTGATGACAGACCTCCCGACTTCTGCTCGCCAGGTTTTCACAGGATGAGCCCTGGATTCGAGCAGGTGCAGCAGTGTGGTCCAGCAGACCCGCAGCACATGCCACAGATGGATCAACAC AGCATGGCTCCTCCTGTGAAAAGCTGTCCACCCCAACCTCTGAAGAAAAAAGATCAGCCGGCTCCGAAAGAGACTGAACCTCCTAAATCGATGGCATCAAAGATATCAACGTTCAAGAATATTTCTGCAAA tactCCTCGTGGACGCTCACTGGGAGTAATTTCATTAATTGGT AATAATTGTGGTTTCATTGAACGGGAGGATTTGAagaaattttcttttatatttgatgctttttttgGAAACCGTGCTCACCTGGTGCCTGGGGTTAAAGTGCATTTCACAGCAGTGAAAAACCTG GGAAAAGAATGTGCGGTTGATGTGAAAGTGGCACCAGGAGGAACAGAAGACATTGACAGTACGTTGTATGAAGGCGTTGTTCTCACAGTCCTTCCTGAC GACAACGTCAAGGAGGCTAATCCTGGCCGCATCAGGACCTTTATCTCTACGGATCAAATTGAATTGCCCTTTGGAAAGGCGGACACCGGTGTGACTCTGCTGCTGTATGATCTTGTGGAGTTCCAGTTGCTGACTAATGTTATTACCAAGGAACAAAGAGCCACAAACATCAAACCAAAAACACCTGACACTTTTCAGCTCACCAAAGAAATCAGGGAGATG GGTGTGGTTATGAAAAAGAGTGATGGAACCCTTACCATCATGACAGAGAAACATGATAACCTCACGGCCTGTGCTACTGACACTTTATCAGATGATGAGCTGAATGTCATGGATGAAGTGGAGCTCACTATTTTGACT GTGAACGACACAAAGAAGGCCGTCCGACTCAAAAAGCTGCCCGAGGGCTCTGTGACCTTTAATCGAAAAGCAAAAGGCAATGAAAATATTTCCGGCGCAAAGGACCGTACATCTGGCACTACCCCTGGCAAAGACAAG TGGAAGCCTGTGACCATGAAGGCTGGTTCTCAAGATTCAGTCTCCTTCGACGCAAGCAGTGAGAAATACGAGGGGACGATTACAAAAATTGCCCCGAAGAAAAGCCCAAGCAAGGAAAAAATG ATGGACAATCAAGAGCCTACTTTGGGTCTTCTGGTCACCACAGTGGAGGGCACAGAGAAGCAGTTATCTTTTAGGTCAGGTAACGTTATCACGAAAGCCACCATGATGGTTGGTGACAAGGTCCAGTTCAACATTTTCACCAACAGTGTGACCAAGGAGGAGTGTGCCGTCAACGTAAAGATCCTTCCAGAAACTTTCCTGACAGACTCTGAAGAGCAACGTAAGATA GGGCTTGTTGTCAAGCTGGATGATAATTTCGGGTTCATCAAGACACAACAGGACCCGCAGCTATTTTTTGACGTAAGTGAGGTTATGGAGGACACCAAACTCAAGTTGTCGGAGAAGGTTGAATTTACATTAGTACCG AAGAAAATGACTATCAAATTGCTGAACCATCCGAAAGACCAAATCAAGGAGATGGTCATAACAGAGGACAAAGGCAGTGAATCAATGGATGTAGA CAAGCCAAACAAGGGAAAAGACATAACTTTACCATCTATGTCATCTGCAAGAGCGCTGAAGAAGGAAAGTGACCTTAAACTAGAAAGCACTAAAGGTGATAGAATACGGAGCAGAAGCAGGGAAAATAGTCAACGTAGGTATAGTCGGAGCAGGAGCAGAAGCAGAAGCAGAGACAGAAGCAGGAGTTACTACAGAAGTTCCAGCCGTGAGAGGAGGGACGACCAATACAGATACAGCCGCAGTTGGAGCAAAGAGCATGAAGAGAGATACCGCCAGAGTCGCAGCAGAAGCAGAGAAAGGAGCAGCCAAAGTCCCAGGAAGAGAAGCCGCAGTCCTGCCGACCAAAGGAGATTTAAAAGCCCTGAAAATGTAGAAGAAGAACTATTGAGAAAAAGGAGAGAGCTAATGGAACTCAATGAGTTGATTGCACGTAAGAAAGCTATTGTCGCTATGGAGCAAAATGCTAAAGAAATTGAACCCGAGGATGGAAAAAGTGGAGTTACAACATTTGATTATCAGCATGTGCATCATGAGAACATTTGGATGCCTAACCTAAAACCAGTGAAGTCCATCTTAAAGAAACAATCTGAACCTCACACTGATTCTCAGTCTCAGG CGTCTACAAGCAAGGAAACTGCTGCTTTTTTTGTAAGAAGTCAAAAGATGCAAATAGGATACCCCCAACAGACTAATGATTTTGACTCAAATACACCTGGCTACTCTGCGTTTGAAAGTACTGCTGATAGGACTTTGACCACTGCGAGGTCTGAGAAGACATCTTCAACTCAGATTCAGGATCCAGAATTGGTGAGCAAAAAGAAGCAATTAGAAGATCTCATTGAGTCCATTGCACGCAAAAGAGCAATAATTGCCCTGGAACAGAAGGTCAGGGTTGTTCTGGAAATGCCTGAAATGGAAGCTGAATACGAGTTTGACTCTCACACAGAGAACCAATTTGTAATGTTTAGAGGGAACTTATGGAGCTGCGATATTCAACCGAAAAAGTCAATTTTGAAGAAACACTCAGAGATTCTAACGTCTCAG AGTGACACAACCTCAGTTGATGAATATGGTCAGCAAAGTCAGGATGATTCTTCTTTTACAAAACCACCTTCTCAGACAGCAGCATTGCCATTTAACAGGTCCTCAAATCCACAACCCATTCATCCTGGCACTTTGGGATTATTCAACCGGATTATGAATGAGTCTTCAGCAGCCTCACAGATGACTGAAACACCCCCTTTTAACAAGCCAGTTATCCCACAGTCACTCATGCAGGCGTCCAGTTCAAGGTCTTTACATGACCTGAAATCTTCCAACATTTCTAAAGCTAACAATTCTCAGGAAGACCAACACAGGGCATCATCTCGCCTGGCTCATGACCATCCCCCGAGCAGTAACCCTTCTACGAGTCAGACTTCACCATCAGATCCAAAGTGCAATCTTACAACTCAAATGGAGCGCTTCCTTAGTGCTCTCAACAAGGCAGACGCCAGTGTTGTTAACTCATTGTTTCAAGAGGCTAGAAAGGATCTGGCTCTAATGAACACCCAGAAACCCACTCAACCACAATTAGATAGAAGCGTACCCTTCATGGATGAATTATACGATCCTTTCAAGGAAGATGAAGACAATGACCATACGATGGTTTCAGAAAATTGGAGTGCACATAAAGAAGGTCCAAATCAGTTCTCTGAGAAGCGGAATCGGTATGAAGAGGAAACTAATCTGTGTGCAACCGAACACAAACATTACACTGATGATGGCCGTCTGTATAGGGAGCCTAGTCGGTCTGTTGAGTACCAGAAAGTCAATCCAAATGTCCAGCACTCTTAcgtagaggacagagagatgcATAAGAGTAAGTTTGACAAAAACTTAGCTTGTCAGGAGTCTGAAGAAAGCAGTGAGGATAAAGTCAGAAAGTCAGAGAACTTTGAAAAAATTCAGAGTCTTCTTCAAACAATAGGACTTCATCTAGACACAGCAGAGGTTAGCAAATTAGCAGACCGGACACAAGAGCGATTGTATGGTAAGATGAGAAAACCTCAGAGTGCGTCTTCTCACTCTTTTGAACAAAAAAGGGAGCGATTAGTGAGTCAGACTGAGCAAAGAGGTAGTAGTAGTAGGGCAGATTCCTCAGACTCTGAAAGCTTCCGATCTGTTTCCCCAACTCAGTCCTCAAGTCGTAAGGTTTACATGAGCTACGAGGACTCTGTAAAAGACCAGCACAACGTGGAAGATGTAGACCTAACTAGCATTAAGAGAACTGTAGTGAATTTGAAACCAGCAACCGACGAACAAGATCCTTACGAACCTGAGCTGACCGCAGTTTCTCAAGCTTCGTACCAACCAGTGACCACTGTAACCACAGTTCAGCCTGACTATTCCCAGTATGCCCAAAATTTCACCGTTTCCACCTTTTCAGCTTCACAATATTCGCAATATCAAAGAAGTGGTCAAAATGTTTGGGGTTCTGTTTTCCCTGGTCTGTACCCTTATGGCACTATACCTTCATCTCCTTATGCTATTGGTCACCAAGCAATGGCGCCACCTATGATGCCTGCTGCTTATAGTTGGTACACTGCACAAATGGCCAATCCATATTGTGTACTTCCTCCGGTCTCCATGCCACATTCATATGGTCCTCCACCTATCTCCAACCCTCTCCACCTCTCCGCAGTGGCCTCTACTGACACTAACCAAGAGGCTAGTCAAATCCCACCTGAATCTATAACAAGAACGCCTGTTAGgtgcctaaaaaaaataaaaaccgttCCAACAGTTAAAGCAGGCCCTGCTATCATAACAGAAGAGGCCATCAAGGCTAGGCAGAAGAAACGG CTTGAACAGTTTAACCTGAGAATGAAGCTGAAGAATGAGCAGCAAATGGAAGCCCAGCGTTCACGTGGACAAAATCCGAATTCAGCTCCAG GTAAAAGTACCCCCAATGAGATAAAGAATGTGTGGATATTTGGCCACTCTCTTGTGTTTTGGGCTGAGAAGAGGGCTACTTCCCCTGAGTATGGAGTGCAGCTGGGCATGCACCCAGACTCAGTGCGCATCTGGTGGAAGGGCATACAGGGCATGACGTGGCAACAGCTTATACCTTTGCTGCTCCAGCACAAAGACAACTGGCCCAAACCTGATGTGCTTATAATCCACTTGGGTGGAAATGACATAAGCACAACTGCTCCAGAGACCTTTATTGAGACTGTGAAGAAAGACATATCCTCACTGAAGAGCATATTCCCCAAATGCCGGTTGGTGTGGTCCAGCATCCTTTCACGGCAGTCCTGGAGGGGTACAGAAGACAGCAAAGAAATGGACATTATCCGCATAGCCGTTAATGATAgcatatataaaattatgaaagAACTTGGTGGCTATGCTATAAAACACCACAACATAAAGCCCAGTTCGGGAGTCTACAGGACAGATGGGATTCACCTCTCTGGAAAGGGTATCGATGTCTTCAATCTGAACCTGCAGGCTTTTCTGGAGAAATGGGAAAGAAATGCTAATAAGACAGAGACATCTGACCCATCAGTTTGA